The following nucleotide sequence is from Anaerolineae bacterium.
GAGTGATGGCGTCCGGCAAAACCGGCACCGCCGAATTCTGCGACGAGTATCCCCAATGCCTTGACAGTGAGGGGAGAGTCAAAACCAGTCACGCTTGGTTTACGGCTTACGCGCCCAGCCACAATCCAGAAATTGCCACGGTGGTTTTTGTGTACGGCGGCGATGAAGGCTCAAAAGTCGCCGTGCCGGTGGCCAACAAGATATTGCGGCATTACTTTGGGATTGAGGATGAGGGGGAGGAAGAAGAGCCAGAAGAATCTTCTTCTGCCCCGGAGGCAGAGCCGGCAACAGCGCCGCCGCCCGAGACGATCTTTATGGCTCGCTTGTTGGGCACAGACACCGCACCCCAAAATGAGGCCAGCGTATCCGGGTTTGTGCTGGATGAAAACGGCCGGGGCTTCAGCGAGGCAACCATTGATCTGATGGCCAACGGCGAGGTTGTGGCCCAGCTTGTTTCCGGCCCAACCGGCCAATTTGATTATAATGCCCTGGACCCCACCATTGCCGTAAGCTGGCAGTTGCGCCTGCCCGATTATCCCAACGCGCCGCTCTTGCCCCTGGAAGTTGCAAAGGGGCTGCGTTATCTGGTAGAATTCAAGGCGCAAGCGGCAGAAACATCAAACGAATAATCTACGCCATAACCATGTCTAACGAGCGCATCACCATCAAAGGCACAAGCGACGGCCTGATCATTACCGTTGGCGCAGGCGCGTGGCCGGGGCTGACCGACGAATTGAACCGGCATCTGGGCCAACGTGCCTCCTTTTTTAAAGGAGGACGGGTAGCCCTCCGGGTTGGCCCGCGCCAACTGACCCGCCTGCAATTGGAATCGGTGGGGCAAATTTTAAACCGGCATAATGTGAGCCTGTGGGCCGTGGAAAGCGATTCGCCGGGCACGCGGCAAGCGGCGACCCAACTGGGCCTGGAAACCGACTTAGCCCCCCGGCCCACGCCGGCCACGCCCGAGCCGCTTGCCGCCGAAGAAAGTTCCATTGTGGTGCAGCGCACCTTGCGTTCCGGGCAAGTCATCAACCATCCGGGGCACGTAGTGGTTATTGGCGATGTGAACCCGGGAGCCGAGATCAAGGCCGGCGGCAGCGTGATTGTTTGGGGCCGGCTGCGCGGCGCGGTGCACGCCGGCGTGGGCGATGAAGGGCTTGGCGAAAGGGCCGTGGTCTGCGCCTTGCAGCTATTGCCCGCCTTGCTGCGGATTGGCGAGTACATCACCCGCTCGCCCGGCAATGAAACAGACGAAGACATCATCCCGGAAATGGCCTCGGTTCAGGATGGTCAAATCATCGCCGAACCGTGGAAATGAGACAGCAGAAAAAGTGAGGGTTGACTATGAGCGCGACCGTTATTACCATCACCTCCGGCAAAGGCGGCGTTGGCAAAACAACTACCACGGCCAATTTAGGCGCGGCCCTGGCGGCGCAGGGCAAAAAAGTGGTCACCATTGACGCCGATATTGGCCTGCGTAATCTTGACGTGGTGATGGGCCTGGAAAACCGGATTGTTTACGATCTGGTGGACGTGGTTGAAGGAACCTGCCGTTTGCGGCAAGCAATGATAAAGGATAAACGTTTGGCCGAGCTTTACCTGATTCCGGCAGCCCAATCCCGCGATAAAACGGCCGTTACCCCGGGCGATATGATTGAGTTGACCAACCAACTGCGAGATGAATTTGATTTTGTTTTGGTCGACTCCCCGGCGGGCATTGAACAGGGCTTCAAAAATGCCATTGCCCCCGCTGACAGGGTATTAATTATCACCACCCCGGAAGTTTCCGCCGTGCGCGACGCCGACCGCATCATCGGCCTGATTGAGGCCGAAGAAAAGGGGCCGGGTGATCTGATCGTCAACCGTCTCCGGCTGGATATGATCAAACGCGGCGATATGCTTGATACGGATGATGTGATAGATATTCTGGCCGTCAACCTGATTGGGATTGTGCCCGAAGACGAGGCCATTATTACGTCCACCAATACGGGTCGGCCGGTGGCCATGGAAAATAACTCCCATGCCGGGCAGGCTTTTAGAAATATTGCCCGGCGTTTGCTGGGCGAAGAAGTGCCCCTGATGAATCTTGAACAAAACGACTCTTTTAGAAAATGGGTTTCCAAATTTTTTAAGCCGTGATGATATTGAGGGAAGCTTATGAACGCACTCCAGCGGCTCATCGGCCGCAAACAGTCAACCAGTCGAGAAATAGCCAAGAATCGTTTACAATTGGTTTTGGTTCAAGACCGGGTCAATCTATCGGCCGGAAAAATGAATCAACTGAAGGACGAATTGATTCAGGTTATCTCAAAATACGTAGAGATTGATCAAGATGGCATTGAGATTTCTCTCACCGGCAACGGGCGGCAGCATCGTTTAACGGCCAATATTCCCGTTATCGGCGCGCGTCATCAGTAACCCTCTTTTGTTCATTTGTTTCATTCACTGGGCATTGAGTTAGCATGGATCGTAGAATTTGGCGACAATTTGATCCGGTTCTGGTTGGCCTTGTTGCTTTATTAATTTTATATGGC
It contains:
- the minE gene encoding cell division topological specificity factor MinE; its protein translation is MNALQRLIGRKQSTSREIAKNRLQLVLVQDRVNLSAGKMNQLKDELIQVISKYVEIDQDGIEISLTGNGRQHRLTANIPVIGARHQ
- the minD gene encoding septum site-determining protein MinD; this encodes MSATVITITSGKGGVGKTTTTANLGAALAAQGKKVVTIDADIGLRNLDVVMGLENRIVYDLVDVVEGTCRLRQAMIKDKRLAELYLIPAAQSRDKTAVTPGDMIELTNQLRDEFDFVLVDSPAGIEQGFKNAIAPADRVLIITTPEVSAVRDADRIIGLIEAEEKGPGDLIVNRLRLDMIKRGDMLDTDDVIDILAVNLIGIVPEDEAIITSTNTGRPVAMENNSHAGQAFRNIARRLLGEEVPLMNLEQNDSFRKWVSKFFKP
- the minC gene encoding septum site-determining protein MinC encodes the protein MSNERITIKGTSDGLIITVGAGAWPGLTDELNRHLGQRASFFKGGRVALRVGPRQLTRLQLESVGQILNRHNVSLWAVESDSPGTRQAATQLGLETDLAPRPTPATPEPLAAEESSIVVQRTLRSGQVINHPGHVVVIGDVNPGAEIKAGGSVIVWGRLRGAVHAGVGDEGLGERAVVCALQLLPALLRIGEYITRSPGNETDEDIIPEMASVQDGQIIAEPWK